A single region of the Vibrio parahaemolyticus genome encodes:
- a CDS encoding LysR family transcriptional regulator, with amino-acid sequence MRNTDDYIIFYHLVEQGSFSSAARHMELTKSVVSKRIAKLEQELGVQLLYRTTRTLTLTEAGQSFFVHAKAVYQAVATAEESIVGLGKNLSGNIKITVPTISGELILPGVISEFNDKYPDINIDMELDNRFVDIVNERFDLAIRTGMLPDSSLIARKLVDANWVVCASPKYLAKHGIPKQPSELTKHNCLVYSYQETGAREWAFKADDKMYQVTVDGNLCTNNSSALRNVALLGQGVIYVPRVLVYEDLKQGSLIQLFKEETAKCLGIYAVYPYTRQQPEKIKIFIDHLYNSFQSQNHRF; translated from the coding sequence ATGAGAAACACCGACGATTACATCATTTTTTACCATTTGGTCGAACAAGGCTCCTTCAGCAGTGCGGCAAGGCACATGGAGCTCACTAAATCGGTGGTTAGTAAACGTATTGCGAAGTTGGAGCAAGAATTAGGTGTTCAGCTTCTTTATCGCACGACGAGAACGCTGACGTTGACAGAGGCGGGGCAATCCTTCTTTGTGCACGCTAAAGCGGTTTATCAAGCTGTTGCTACAGCCGAAGAATCGATCGTTGGATTGGGGAAGAACCTGTCTGGCAACATTAAGATCACGGTACCTACCATTTCTGGTGAGTTGATTCTTCCGGGTGTGATTTCGGAGTTCAATGACAAGTATCCTGACATCAATATCGATATGGAACTTGATAATCGATTTGTCGATATCGTCAATGAGCGTTTCGATCTGGCCATTCGTACTGGCATGTTGCCAGATTCTAGCCTTATTGCCAGAAAGCTGGTGGATGCAAACTGGGTGGTGTGTGCGTCTCCCAAATATCTTGCCAAGCATGGGATTCCAAAGCAGCCGAGCGAACTGACTAAGCATAACTGTTTAGTATATTCCTATCAGGAGACTGGCGCGCGTGAGTGGGCGTTTAAAGCCGACGATAAGATGTACCAAGTTACCGTTGATGGCAACTTATGCACCAACAACTCTTCCGCATTGCGAAATGTCGCGCTGTTAGGGCAAGGTGTTATCTATGTGCCTCGCGTACTGGTGTATGAAGATTTAAAGCAGGGCAGCTTGATCCAGTTGTTCAAAGAAGAAACGGCGAAATGCTTGGGTATCTACGCTGTCTACCCATACACAAGGCAGCAACCCGAGAAGATTAAGATCTTCATTGATCACCTATACAACAGCTTCCAAAGTCAAAATCATCGATTTTAA